One window from the genome of Myxococcales bacterium encodes:
- a CDS encoding uracil-DNA glycosylase family protein, protein MHATKPPLLAYRDEAQACTRCQDGGAIYKHNDTWARPLFDRHLNCPSGVLVVAEAPNFDDTFVEGKGYLTYDIESDPTGNFARELLASVALTTTDVLFTNAVLCLPKARDQRHPVTGKLMRACSPWLQRLIDDVQPRVVATFGLKALSAVRLIEKHGLRKLADHAGKPVPWYGRQLLPLFHPGRLGRISRSAAAQLADIAVLRGLLADKC, encoded by the coding sequence GTGCACGCTACCAAGCCGCCCCTCTTGGCCTATCGCGACGAAGCGCAGGCTTGTACGCGCTGCCAGGATGGCGGCGCCATCTACAAACATAACGACACCTGGGCACGCCCGCTGTTCGATAGGCACCTCAATTGTCCAAGCGGCGTGCTCGTGGTGGCAGAGGCGCCAAATTTCGACGATACGTTCGTTGAGGGCAAGGGCTACCTCACCTATGACATCGAGTCTGACCCGACCGGAAATTTCGCACGCGAGTTGCTTGCCTCGGTGGCGCTCACCACCACCGATGTCCTCTTTACCAACGCCGTCTTGTGTCTGCCCAAGGCCCGCGACCAGCGCCACCCGGTGACAGGTAAGCTCATGCGCGCGTGCAGTCCGTGGCTGCAAAGACTCATTGATGACGTGCAGCCCCGCGTCGTCGCAACGTTCGGCCTTAAGGCGCTGTCGGCCGTGCGCCTAATTGAGAAACACGGCCTGCGCAAGCTCGCGGATCACGCTGGCAAGCCGGTGCCGTGGTATGGGCGGCAGCTGCTGCCCTTGTTTCACCCTGGCAGGCTGGGGCGTATCAGCCGAAGCGCGGCGGCCCAACTCGCAGACATAGCCGTACTGCGCGGCTTGCTAGCGGATAAATGCTGA
- a CDS encoding transposase, whose amino-acid sequence MPSLRRADLFAALRHSIAATNQSECPRLGDRTFRIVEFSVQTNHVHLVIEAEDKRTLRAGITSLVTRGARAINKALGRRRWRVWGTRAFARALTVPRDVRNTLVYVLMNRANHVVKGHGPSPRASVVSIDQCSSAPYFNGFARATDDEARWQAATRAPSPVHAAQTWLLTTGWRRHGLVPRRPFR is encoded by the coding sequence GTGCCGTCGCTGCGTCGTGCTGATCTATTTGCCGCCCTTCGCCATAGCATTGCCGCCACCAACCAAAGCGAATGCCCGCGCCTAGGTGACCGCACCTTTCGCATCGTCGAATTCTCGGTACAGACTAATCACGTACACCTAGTTATTGAGGCTGAAGATAAGCGAACCCTGCGCGCAGGCATCACGAGCTTGGTGACCCGCGGCGCGCGCGCGATCAACAAAGCCCTTGGCCGCCGCAGATGGCGGGTGTGGGGCACCCGAGCATTTGCCCGCGCACTGACCGTGCCTCGCGATGTGCGCAACACGCTGGTGTATGTGCTTATGAATCGCGCCAACCACGTAGTCAAAGGTCACGGCCCATCGCCGCGTGCTTCCGTCGTCAGCATCGACCAATGCTCGTCGGCGCCCTATTTCAACGGCTTTGCACGCGCGACCGACGACGAGGCCAGGTGGCAAGCCGCAACGCGTGCGCCGTCGCCGGTCCACGCGGCGCAAACGTGGTTGCTGACCACGGGCTGGCGGCGCCATGGCTTGGTGCCCCGCCGACCCTTCCGCTAG